The following DNA comes from Eubalaena glacialis isolate mEubGla1 chromosome 1, mEubGla1.1.hap2.+ XY, whole genome shotgun sequence.
ggcggcggcccgctGTATATATCTCCGCGCACCCCGCCAGGTCGCGCACAGCTCCCCGAGCCCAGgcgcctccccgccccctccccgcgctccgcggcggcggcggcggcagcaatAGCAGCAATATGGCTGTTGATGGGTGTTCGGCGTGGCGCTGGCGGCGGGAGGAGCTCCCCCGAGCCCCTGCGCCGGCTGCCCGTTGCTAGCTATGGCAAATggtggcggcagcggcggcggcagcggcggcggcggtggcggcggagGCAGCGCTCTTAGAATGAGTAGCAATATCCACGCGAACCATCTCAGCCTAGAcgcgtcctcctcctcctcctcttcctcctcctcttcttcctcctcctcttcctcctcgtcCTCGGTCCACGAGCCCAAGATGGATGCGCTCATCATCCCGGTGACCATGGAGGTGCCGTGCGACAGCCGGGGCCAGCGCATGTGGT
Coding sequences within:
- the KCNMA1 gene encoding calcium-activated potassium channel subunit alpha-1 isoform X2, encoding MANGGGSGGGSGGGGGGGGSALRMSSNIHANHLSLDASSSSSSSSSSSSSSSSSSSSVHEPKMDALIIPVTMEVPCDSRGQRMWWAFLASSMVTFFGGLFIILLWRTLKYLWTVCCHCGGKTKATAFRSPEMPPAAWS